One Pedomonas mirosovicensis genomic region harbors:
- a CDS encoding biotin/lipoyl-containing protein — MNAIEKEREGLIDNQLSGHGAVYGEDWVISLDKQQTPVRVEDLGGGFIVHVGDKAVRVETDWTPAELVFRAALNGTAVTIEVDRRALGYALSHMGSSHHAVAYTPRAAELAGHMIEKEAPDMSRFLLCPMPGLVVSIDVVPGDKVEAGQPLAVIEAMKMENILRAEKAATVKSVNAKKGDSLAVDAVILEFE; from the coding sequence ATGAACGCCATCGAGAAGGAGCGCGAGGGGCTGATCGACAACCAGCTGAGCGGCCACGGCGCGGTTTACGGCGAGGACTGGGTCATCAGCCTCGACAAGCAGCAGACGCCCGTGCGCGTCGAAGACCTGGGCGGCGGCTTCATCGTTCACGTGGGCGACAAGGCCGTGCGGGTGGAGACAGACTGGACCCCGGCGGAGCTGGTGTTCCGCGCCGCCCTCAATGGCACGGCGGTGACGATCGAGGTGGACCGGCGCGCGCTCGGCTACGCCCTCTCCCACATGGGCTCCAGCCACCACGCGGTTGCCTACACCCCACGCGCCGCCGAACTGGCAGGCCACATGATCGAAAAGGAGGCGCCGGACATGTCCCGCTTCCTCCTCTGCCCCATGCCGGGCCTCGTCGTCTCCATCGATGTCGTGCCCGGCGACAAGGTGGAAGCAGGCCAGCCGCTCGCCGTCATCGAGGCGATGAAGATGGAGAACATCCTGCGCGCCGAAAAGGCCGCAACGGTGAAATCCGTCAACGCCAAGAAAGGCGACAGCCTCGCGGTGGATGCGGTCATTCTGGAATTTGAGTGA
- the trxC gene encoding thioredoxin TrxC, whose amino-acid sequence MASTGSLIIACPTCATLNRVPVARLAERGKCGKCGNPLFAARPVTLTAANFEKHAASSDLPLLIDFWAAWCGPCRQMAPSFEAASAQLEPNLRLAKLDTEAEQTIASRFNIRSIPTLVMVHKGREVARTSGALPLPAIVQWAQAAMAGLR is encoded by the coding sequence ATGGCAAGCACCGGCAGCCTCATCATCGCGTGTCCCACCTGCGCGACGCTCAACCGCGTGCCCGTCGCCCGGCTGGCGGAGCGGGGCAAGTGCGGCAAATGCGGCAACCCGCTGTTCGCCGCCCGGCCGGTGACGCTCACCGCCGCCAATTTCGAGAAGCACGCCGCCTCCAGCGACCTCCCCCTCCTGATCGACTTCTGGGCCGCCTGGTGCGGGCCCTGCCGCCAGATGGCCCCCAGTTTCGAAGCCGCCAGCGCCCAGCTCGAACCAAACCTCCGCCTCGCCAAGCTGGACACCGAAGCCGAGCAAACCATCGCCTCCCGCTTCAACATCCGCAGCATCCCGACGCTGGTGATGGTGCACAAGGGCCGGGAGGTCGCCCGCACCTCCGGCGCGCTGCCGCTGCCCGCCATCGTGCAATGGGCCCAGGCGGCGATGGCCGGATTGCGCTGA
- a CDS encoding Bax inhibitor-1/YccA family protein gives MFGQQSFSRTGAATRDALFDEGLRQHMLRVYNYMASGVLLTGLVALVVGSTPALYQPIFGTPLKWVVMLAPLAFVFFFSFRIDKISAATAQTLFWVFCGLMGLSLASVFLVFTGMSIARTFFIAATMFGAMSLWGYTTKRDLSRMGSFLMMGLIGIVIASLVNLFLGSTMVQFVVSVIGVVVFTGLTAWDTQNIKQQYAAHWGVEANSKLAVLGALSLYLNFVNLFQLLLNFTGQREE, from the coding sequence ATGTTCGGACAGCAATCTTTTAGCCGGACGGGTGCGGCGACACGCGACGCCCTGTTCGATGAAGGCCTGCGGCAGCACATGCTGCGGGTCTACAACTACATGGCCTCGGGCGTGCTGCTGACCGGCCTTGTGGCGCTGGTGGTCGGCTCCACGCCCGCCCTTTACCAGCCGATCTTCGGCACGCCGCTCAAGTGGGTGGTGATGCTCGCGCCGCTCGCGTTCGTGTTCTTCTTCTCCTTCCGGATCGACAAGATTTCGGCGGCGACGGCGCAAACCCTGTTCTGGGTGTTCTGCGGCCTGATGGGCCTGTCGCTCGCCTCCGTGTTCCTGGTGTTCACCGGAATGAGCATCGCCCGCACCTTCTTCATCGCCGCCACCATGTTCGGCGCGATGAGCCTGTGGGGCTACACCACCAAGCGGGACCTCTCCCGCATGGGCAGCTTCCTGATGATGGGCCTCATCGGCATCGTTATCGCCAGCCTGGTGAACCTCTTCCTCGGCTCCACCATGGTGCAGTTCGTCGTCTCGGTGATCGGCGTTGTCGTCTTCACCGGCCTCACCGCGTGGGACACCCAGAACATCAAGCAGCAATACGCCGCCCACTGGGGCGTTGAGGCCAACAGCAAGCTCGCCGTGCTCGGCGCGCTGTCGCTCTACCTCAACTTCGTCAACCTCTTCCAGCTGCTGCTCAACTTCACCGGTCAGCGGGAGGAATAG
- a CDS encoding pectate lyase: MSVRRSVLWGGAAALALATLMPGAVAAADQPAAATAAAAAKPSREAVLQTMKRATTFMVEKVSTNGGYVWSYLPDMSRRWGELEAKPTMVWVQPPGTATMGHLFLDAYHATGDDYYYHAAETVAGALIWGQHPSGGWHYFFDFAGEASTKKWYETIGANAWRMEEFQHYWGNATFDDMGTSEASQFLLRLYMEKLDPKYRPALDKAINFVLESQYANGGWPQRYPLRHDFVHHGHPDYTSYVTFNDDVAAENIKFLLMCYQALGDTRILGAIHRAMDMVLATQQGAPQPGWALQYTPDLKPAGARTYEPEALSPSTTAANVRHLMTFYRLTGDRKYLARIPEALDWIESTRLKGELGRSAKPYPAFVEIGTNKPLFVHRRGSNVVNGRYYVDYNPEKTLGHYSATRAINVAALRREYEKLVKMPVEEATKGSPLIDADPKPLPRFFVGEHIDGSDLNSRDLPTDPAKVVASLNSEGWWPTPLKATSNPYRGPGSATPKPGDYASTYVGDETDTSPYPVDKPVIGISISGYIKNMLTLIRTLGASN; the protein is encoded by the coding sequence ATGAGCGTACGGCGTAGCGTACTGTGGGGCGGGGCCGCGGCCCTTGCTTTGGCAACTTTGATGCCGGGCGCTGTTGCCGCCGCTGACCAGCCGGCGGCGGCAACAGCGGCGGCGGCCGCCAAGCCCTCGCGCGAGGCGGTGCTGCAAACCATGAAGCGGGCCACCACCTTCATGGTGGAGAAGGTCTCCACCAACGGCGGCTATGTGTGGTCCTACCTGCCCGACATGTCCCGCCGCTGGGGCGAGCTGGAGGCCAAGCCCACCATGGTGTGGGTGCAGCCGCCGGGCACGGCGACCATGGGCCATCTGTTCCTCGACGCCTACCACGCTACGGGCGACGACTACTATTACCACGCCGCCGAGACGGTGGCGGGCGCGCTCATCTGGGGTCAGCACCCCAGCGGCGGCTGGCATTATTTCTTCGACTTCGCGGGCGAGGCATCGACCAAGAAGTGGTACGAGACCATTGGCGCCAACGCCTGGCGCATGGAGGAATTCCAGCATTACTGGGGCAACGCCACCTTCGACGACATGGGCACGTCGGAGGCCTCGCAGTTCCTGCTGCGCCTCTACATGGAAAAGCTCGATCCCAAGTACCGTCCGGCTCTGGACAAGGCGATCAACTTCGTGCTGGAGAGCCAGTATGCCAACGGCGGCTGGCCGCAGCGCTATCCGCTGCGCCATGATTTCGTGCACCATGGCCACCCGGATTACACCTCCTACGTCACCTTCAACGACGACGTGGCGGCGGAGAACATCAAGTTCCTGCTGATGTGCTACCAGGCATTGGGCGATACGCGGATCCTGGGCGCCATCCACCGGGCGATGGACATGGTGCTGGCCACCCAGCAGGGCGCGCCGCAGCCGGGCTGGGCGCTGCAATACACGCCGGACCTGAAGCCCGCGGGCGCGCGCACCTACGAGCCCGAGGCATTGTCGCCATCCACCACCGCCGCCAATGTGCGCCACCTGATGACCTTCTACCGCCTCACCGGCGACCGGAAGTATCTTGCCCGCATCCCCGAGGCGCTGGACTGGATCGAGTCGACCCGCCTCAAGGGGGAACTGGGCCGCAGCGCCAAGCCCTATCCGGCGTTCGTCGAGATTGGCACCAACAAGCCGCTGTTCGTGCACCGGCGCGGCTCGAACGTGGTCAACGGCCGCTACTACGTGGATTACAACCCGGAGAAGACCCTCGGCCATTACTCTGCCACCCGCGCCATCAACGTGGCGGCGCTGCGCCGGGAGTATGAGAAGCTGGTGAAGATGCCGGTGGAGGAGGCAACGAAGGGCTCGCCGCTGATCGACGCCGACCCCAAGCCGCTGCCGCGCTTCTTCGTCGGCGAGCACATCGACGGCTCGGACCTCAACAGCCGCGACCTGCCGACCGATCCGGCCAAGGTTGTCGCCAGCCTCAATTCCGAAGGCTGGTGGCCGACGCCGCTGAAGGCGACCAGCAACCCCTATCGCGGCCCCGGCAGCGCTACGCCGAAGCCGGGGGACTACGCCAGCACCTACGTGGGCGACGAGACCGATACCTCGCCGTATCCGGTGGACAAGCCGGTCATCGGCATCTCCATCTCGGGTTATATCAAGAACATGCTCACCCTCATTCGGACGCTGGGGGCGTCCAACTGA
- a CDS encoding cupin domain-containing protein, which yields MRLSALSLAGLLLAAGVTTAEAAPQRSVIIMPQDSVKSEQPPPHNGTGMSTAYRYSDQAPDRSMEFRVRALHPGASIGEHVLKHDEVYYVLSGQGDLIADGKTTRVKQGTAVYIYTGNNVGIRQVGSEDLVLVIAYPIDAKGAGK from the coding sequence ATGAGACTTTCTGCCTTGAGTTTGGCGGGGCTGCTGCTGGCCGCCGGTGTCACCACCGCTGAGGCCGCGCCGCAGCGCTCCGTCATCATCATGCCGCAGGATTCCGTGAAATCCGAGCAGCCCCCGCCGCACAACGGCACGGGAATGAGCACGGCCTACCGCTATTCCGACCAGGCGCCGGACCGCTCCATGGAGTTCCGCGTGCGCGCGCTGCATCCGGGCGCGTCCATTGGCGAGCATGTGCTGAAGCACGACGAGGTCTATTACGTGCTCTCAGGGCAGGGGGATCTCATCGCCGATGGCAAGACCACCCGCGTCAAGCAGGGCACCGCCGTTTATATCTACACGGGCAATAACGTGGGCATCCGGCAGGTGGGCAGCGAGGATCTGGTGCTGGTCATTGCCTATCCGATCGATGCGAAGGGGGCAGGGAAATGA
- a CDS encoding MFS transporter — MAEASVDRAPTTTGSDATQTVKPGGRLRWTICGLLFFATTINYIDRQMISVLKPTLETELGWSETDYADIVFWFQAAYALGYFAFGRLMDRLGARFGYSLAAAIWGIAAMCTGFARTAADFMLARAALGLGESGNFPAGIKAVAEWFPKKERAFAIGIFNAGANVGAIVTPIIAPILVYHYGWPTAFYVSGGLVLVWLALWLSVYRRPREHKRLSASELAYIESDPADAPGRMPWLSLLGKRQTWAYAIGKFLTDPIWWMFLFWLPDFFAKQYNLDLMSFGPPLVAIYIISDLGSIAGGWLSSRLIKKGWSVNAGRKTAMLICALCVLPVFLAIHADSLWAAVAIIGLATAAHQGWSANLYTLPSDMFPRRAVGSVVGIGGTLGAIGGMFMAKFAGWVLETTGSYMPMFILAGSAYLLALGIIHLLAPRLSQAEQD; from the coding sequence ATGGCAGAGGCGAGCGTTGATCGCGCCCCGACAACGACGGGCAGCGATGCGACTCAAACGGTGAAACCAGGCGGCCGCTTGCGGTGGACAATCTGCGGCCTGCTGTTTTTCGCAACGACCATCAATTACATCGACCGCCAGATGATTTCCGTGCTCAAGCCCACGCTGGAGACGGAACTCGGCTGGAGCGAGACCGACTACGCCGACATCGTCTTCTGGTTTCAGGCGGCCTATGCGCTTGGCTACTTCGCCTTCGGGCGGCTGATGGACCGGCTGGGCGCGCGCTTCGGCTACTCGCTGGCCGCGGCGATCTGGGGCATTGCCGCCATGTGCACGGGCTTTGCCCGCACGGCAGCGGACTTCATGCTGGCCCGCGCCGCGCTGGGCCTGGGCGAGTCGGGCAACTTCCCGGCCGGCATCAAGGCGGTGGCCGAGTGGTTCCCCAAGAAGGAGCGGGCCTTCGCCATCGGCATCTTCAACGCCGGGGCCAACGTCGGGGCCATCGTCACCCCCATCATCGCGCCGATCCTCGTCTACCACTACGGCTGGCCGACCGCCTTCTACGTGTCGGGCGGGCTGGTGCTGGTGTGGCTGGCGCTGTGGCTGTCCGTCTACCGCCGTCCGCGGGAGCACAAGCGCCTCTCGGCCAGCGAGCTGGCCTATATCGAGAGCGATCCCGCCGACGCTCCGGGCCGCATGCCCTGGCTTTCGCTGCTGGGCAAGCGCCAGACCTGGGCCTATGCCATCGGCAAGTTCCTCACCGACCCCATCTGGTGGATGTTCCTGTTCTGGCTGCCTGACTTCTTCGCCAAGCAGTACAACCTCGACCTGATGAGCTTCGGCCCGCCGCTCGTCGCCATCTACATCATCTCGGACCTGGGCAGCATCGCGGGCGGCTGGCTCTCCTCCCGCCTCATCAAGAAGGGCTGGAGCGTCAACGCCGGGCGCAAGACCGCCATGCTGATCTGCGCCCTGTGCGTGCTGCCGGTGTTCCTGGCCATCCATGCCGACAGCCTGTGGGCGGCCGTTGCCATCATCGGCCTCGCCACCGCCGCGCACCAGGGCTGGTCCGCCAACCTCTACACCCTGCCGTCCGACATGTTCCCCCGCCGCGCCGTCGGCTCGGTGGTGGGCATCGGCGGCACGCTGGGCGCCATCGGGGGCATGTTCATGGCCAAGTTCGCCGGCTGGGTGCTGGAGACGACCGGCAGCTACATGCCCATGTTCATTCTTGCCGGTTCGGCCTATCTGCTGGCCCTCGGCATCATCCACCTGCTCGCGCCGCGTCTGAGCCAGGCCGAGCAGGACTAA
- a CDS encoding 2-keto-4-pentenoate hydratase translates to MKLSEDSSSSPSPAAVATAFTGARSQAVAVPGFPGDVLPATLADAYAIQDEAIALWPDRIIGWKIGRIPEPFAAQLGADRLMGPIFAGKLWQAGATPTAVPVFVGGFAAVEAEFVIRVARNADPAKTAYTLEEAAELIGAFHVGIEMAGSPLATINVLGPTAVVSDFGNNNGLILGPELPDWQGQPLEALRCETFIEGQSAGTGTGANLPGGPVSALRFALETGARRGRPLQAGDLISTGAVTGIHDIHAGEKARVTFPGGHEIHCVTVPAAGQI, encoded by the coding sequence ATGAAACTTTCCGAGGATTCTTCCTCCTCTCCCAGCCCGGCAGCCGTGGCGACCGCCTTCACGGGCGCGCGCAGCCAAGCCGTTGCCGTGCCGGGTTTTCCGGGCGATGTTCTGCCCGCCACGCTGGCGGACGCCTACGCCATTCAGGACGAGGCCATCGCCCTCTGGCCCGACCGGATCATCGGCTGGAAGATCGGCCGCATCCCTGAGCCCTTCGCGGCGCAACTGGGCGCGGACCGGCTGATGGGCCCCATCTTCGCCGGCAAGCTGTGGCAAGCAGGCGCAACGCCGACCGCCGTGCCCGTTTTCGTGGGCGGCTTCGCGGCCGTGGAGGCGGAATTCGTCATTCGCGTGGCCCGCAACGCCGACCCCGCCAAGACCGCCTACACGCTGGAGGAAGCGGCCGAGCTGATCGGCGCCTTCCATGTGGGGATCGAGATGGCCGGCAGTCCGCTCGCCACCATCAACGTGCTGGGGCCAACCGCCGTCGTCTCCGACTTCGGCAACAACAACGGCCTCATCCTCGGCCCCGAACTGCCGGACTGGCAAGGCCAGCCGCTGGAAGCGCTGCGCTGCGAGACCTTCATCGAGGGTCAGTCGGCTGGCACCGGCACCGGCGCCAACCTGCCGGGCGGGCCGGTTTCCGCCCTGCGTTTCGCGCTGGAAACCGGCGCAAGGCGCGGCCGTCCCCTGCAGGCGGGCGATCTTATTTCAACCGGCGCCGTGACCGGCATTCATGACATCCACGCCGGCGAGAAAGCCCGCGTGACCTTCCCCGGCGGGCACGAGATCCACTGCGTCACCGTGCCGGCCGCCGGCCAGATCTGA
- a CDS encoding family 43 glycosylhydrolase yields MPGLNRRQLLGSLALSAVAGALSSPVFAQCSRASSSCADWSNLKWRPGIEGQRRADLGNGTFLNPIVAGDRPDPTLLRDGDDYYMTHSSFDAYPGLLIWHSKDLVNWRPVTAALKTPIGSVWAPELAKHEGRYYLYIPARFPNRRSIYVIHAPSIEGPWSEPIDLDLPDHIDPGHVVGEDGTRYLFLSGGDRVRLTPDGLAKAGAVEHVYDPWHYPENWVVESFSPEGPKLIRRGDWFYMITAVGGTAGPPTGHMVIVARSRSINGPWENDPGNPIVKTQSVSEKWWSRGHATPFEGPNGQWWMVYHGYENGFWTLGRQTLLEPIEWTKDGWFRPKGGDLSAPLKKPLDLGEQPHGFALSDDFSTDKFGIQWAFYDPAPNEAARVRREGGVLHVKAKGTTPSNCSPIACIAGDQAYRVECDVEVDDGAEAGLLLFYNRRLYAGLGLAPNKLVMHRYGLQRGGRAPQGLGRKCRLRLTNDRNVLTIHTSTDDGKTWEKFGVQMEVSGYHHNVAGDFLSLRPALYAAGKGEARFSNFTYQAL; encoded by the coding sequence ATGCCTGGTCTCAATCGCCGCCAACTGCTCGGCTCGCTTGCGCTCAGCGCGGTGGCCGGGGCGCTTTCGTCGCCTGTTTTCGCGCAATGCTCCCGCGCCAGCAGCAGCTGCGCCGATTGGTCCAATCTGAAATGGCGGCCCGGCATCGAGGGCCAGCGCCGCGCGGACCTTGGCAATGGCACCTTCCTCAACCCCATCGTGGCGGGCGACCGGCCGGACCCGACGTTGCTCCGCGATGGTGACGACTATTACATGACCCATTCCAGCTTCGATGCCTATCCGGGTCTCCTCATCTGGCATTCGAAGGACCTGGTGAACTGGCGGCCGGTAACGGCAGCGCTGAAAACCCCCATCGGCTCGGTGTGGGCGCCGGAGCTGGCGAAGCACGAAGGCCGCTATTACCTCTACATTCCGGCGCGCTTTCCGAACCGGCGCTCCATTTACGTCATCCACGCCCCGTCCATCGAAGGGCCGTGGAGCGAGCCCATCGATCTCGACCTGCCCGACCATATCGACCCCGGCCACGTGGTGGGCGAGGACGGGACGCGGTATCTTTTCCTCAGTGGCGGTGATCGGGTGCGGCTGACGCCGGATGGCCTTGCCAAGGCGGGCGCGGTCGAGCACGTCTATGATCCGTGGCACTATCCGGAAAACTGGGTGGTGGAATCCTTCTCGCCCGAGGGGCCGAAACTGATCCGCCGCGGCGACTGGTTTTACATGATTACGGCCGTCGGCGGCACGGCCGGTCCGCCGACCGGGCACATGGTCATCGTCGCCCGCTCGCGCTCCATCAACGGGCCGTGGGAGAACGACCCCGGCAACCCCATCGTCAAGACCCAGTCGGTCTCGGAGAAGTGGTGGTCGCGCGGCCATGCCACGCCCTTCGAGGGGCCGAACGGCCAGTGGTGGATGGTCTACCACGGCTACGAGAACGGCTTCTGGACGCTGGGCCGCCAGACGCTGCTGGAGCCGATCGAGTGGACCAAGGACGGCTGGTTCCGGCCGAAGGGCGGCGATCTCTCGGCTCCGCTCAAGAAGCCGCTCGACCTTGGCGAGCAGCCGCACGGCTTTGCGCTGAGCGACGACTTCTCCACCGACAAGTTCGGCATCCAGTGGGCCTTCTACGATCCCGCCCCCAATGAGGCGGCGCGGGTGCGCCGCGAGGGCGGCGTGCTGCATGTGAAGGCCAAGGGCACGACGCCCAGCAACTGCTCGCCCATCGCCTGCATCGCGGGCGATCAGGCCTATCGCGTCGAGTGCGACGTGGAGGTGGATGATGGCGCGGAAGCCGGCCTGCTGCTGTTCTACAACCGGCGGCTCTATGCGGGGCTGGGCCTTGCCCCCAACAAACTGGTGATGCACCGCTACGGCCTCCAGCGGGGCGGGCGGGCACCCCAGGGGCTGGGCCGGAAATGCCGCCTACGCCTCACCAACGATCGCAATGTGCTGACCATCCACACCAGCACGGATGACGGCAAGACCTGGGAGAAGTTCGGCGTGCAGATGGAAGTCTCGGGCTACCACCACAATGTGGCCGGCGACTTCCTCAGCCTGCGCCCGGCGCTCTACGCGGCAGGCAAGGGCGAGGCCCGCTTCTCCAACTTCACCTATCAGGCGCTTTGA